The window CTCCAATTAGAACAATTACATCGCCTTTGCCCAGTCCGAGTTTTTTTAAACCGGCAGCAAATTCAGCTGTAATTTCAAGATAATCCTGCCAGGAATAGGTCTGCCATATCCCCCATTCTTTTTCCCGCAAGGCTGTGACTGAGCTTAGCTTTCCGGCATTTTCCAGAAGAAGCCGTGGAAGAGTTGTATTGTGATCTGTCATACTATTTTATAATCTTGAAAGTTAAAGATTTAAGACTGAAGTACGATAAACTTGAGAGTTAAAAGCTCCTCACCCGGGCGGCCCGGGACCGAACCTGTGAGTAACTTGAAATAGCCTTAACGCGAGATTGCTTCGCTTCGCTCGCAACAAGGATTGCCGCGCTCGAAGACTCGCTCGCAATGACACCTGAGTTGTAAGGGATGTGGTTGCTGAAAACCTGTCACCCACGAGGGAGCCTAAGCGACCGAAGCAATCTGTATGGTAAAACCGTAATGCTCTGAATTTATTACATATACGTTTGTAGTTACTTGTAAGTGCTCTTAACCATTTGTATTCATTTACAATTATTCTACCTGTTCGTCATTCCGGCGAAAGCCGGAATCCAGTATTTTTTCAAATATAAAACTGGATGCAGGATCAAGTCCGGCATGACGGGGAAAACTTTTGACTGTCCAGTTATTAACCGAAAAAAAACAAAAAGATCAAAGCATCACCTTCCAAGGTAGGCTGCATTTTCTCCACCAAGATAGGCGGCAATAACGTCCGGATCAGACTGCACCTCTTCCGGAGTTCCCTCAGCCAGAACCTGACCGAAATCCAAAACCACAACCTTGCTGGAAATGTCCATAACCACCCCCATATCGTGCTCAACCAGCAAAACAGTGATTTTCCATTCTTCATTGATGTCAAGGATGTAGCGGGCCATTTCTTCAGTTTCTTCCAGGTTCATTCCAGCCATGGGTTCGTCCAGCAGGATAAGTCTGGGGTCAGCAGCCAGAGCACGGCCAAGCTCCACCCTCTTCTGTACACCATAAGGCAAACTTCCTGCTGTTTTATGCCTGTAAGACGAAAGTCCCAGAAAATCTATCACTTCTTCAATTCTTCTGCGGTGCTGGTCTTCCTCATTTCTGGCCCTGCCAAAATATAAGAGCGATGACAGTATTCCATATTTGATCTTACCGTGCCTGCCCACCATAAGGTTGTCCAGAACACTCATACCTTTAAAAAGAGCTATATTCTGAAAAGTTCTGGACATACCTGTTTTCACCCTGGAGTGGGCAGGCAACGCCAGAAGATCCATACCGTCCAGAACAATTGAACCACTGTCAGGATGATACCTGCCGCTTATACAGTTGAGCATACTGGTTTTACCGGCACCATTGGGGCCGATAAGGGAAACAATCTGCCCCTCTTCAACAGTAAAACCAACATCCATCAAGGCAGCAATGCCCTTAAAGGTTAATGTTATATCATTGACTTGCAAAAGAGCCATTCATTTAACTCCATTCCGACCTGAAATCTTCAGGCCCGACAACTTTATATCCAAGTTTAACCAGTTCTTTGACAATGGGTCCCTGATCTTCAGTCTGAACCCTGAAAACAACCATTCTGCTGCTCTTGTGAAAAAAAGTGGCAGTAGATATTATACTTATACCCATATTAAATATCAGTCCTGAAACTTCAGCTATGACCCCTTTGCGGTCCTCAATCTCGAACACTATCCTTGCCCCGCCCTGGGCGAGCCCCATCTCCTCCACGAGCACATCCAGCATTATATCCCGGTTAATGTATCCGACCAGCCTGTCTTTATAGTTCAAGACAGGCAAACCAGCCAGATTCAAGTCAAACATTACCTTGGCGGCAACCTCAATCTCTGCCTCTGGAAGAACTGATGGTACATCCTTTTTGATGATTTTTTCCACAGTCATCTTATTGAGCACATAGTTAAGCTCATGCCTGCTCAAGGTAGTTGCCGGAGAAGGGAGTGTTGCCTGCAAATCCTCTTTTTTGACCGCTCCCTTAAACATGCCATCATCGACCACCATAAGCATCCATAGATTGTGGTCTTTCATAATACGGTCCGCTTCCATCATCAGAGTCTTAGATGTGATGGTGGGAAAATCAGTCGACATTTTCAGTCCCACAAACATTTGATTATCCTCCTGACGTAACAAGAAAAAGTTAAGAAAAAAAACAAGTTATTTCATCGTTTGTTCCGTTAACGGCATATAGTCAAGGTGAGTGGAAATTGAGATGCACTTAAAACAAAAAGCTGAACTCTGCAGCGCAACATAAAAAAGCTTCACGTCTTGTCATGGTTTAGATTTTTGCGTGTGGGATGGGGCCTGGCTCTTCCGGGTCCCGCGTGAGCACCAGCAAAATTTTTATGTGTCATTTAATTAAGTACAAGACTCATGACCAGTGCGTCTTCATGGTTGTCGGGATAGTAATTTTTACGCCGTGCTTTTTCCTCAAAGCCAAGCTGCCTGTAGATTTTCAGAGCAGGTTCATTAGAGGGCCTGACTTCCAAAAAAATTTTCCTTGCTTTTCTTTGTCTGCATATGTTTAAAGTTTCCTGAACAAGCATCATTCCAAGGCCGGCCCCTCGTTCCTCAGGCATTACAGCGATGTTGATTATTTCAGCCTCCTCGTGAAGGTGAAAAAAAGATATATATCCCTTGACAGCATCACTGCGCAATACCATCAAAATGAAAAAATTACTTTTTTGAAGCAGGGCTTTGTATTGATCTAAGGTCCAGGGCTGCTTAAAGCAGGATTGCTCTATATGAACAATATCAATAAGATGGACATCATCCACAGGCCTTATTGTATAAATTGAGTTTTTCACTTGAAGTCTTTTTTAACGGTTGCCCGAGGGGAGTGTTCCAGTATACAAAACGAGACTGGCCCTTAATGTGCAAACTGCCTGCTGCAGCCTGCCTTCAAAAGACTGTATGACGCAGGCTCCACTTATCAAGGCAGTTACTCGCAAGTTTGGTACAGGTCCGCCGAATGGTACGGTTTTAAGGAAAACAGGTAGTCAATGGTCAAGCCAATTTTTTTCTCGGATCAAAATATGAATCAAAAGGTAAAATCTCACTCCGATACTTTAAAAGAAAACTACTTGGAAGTCATGGACTCTGCAGACAGACCCCTGGCTGTTTTGCCTGAGACAGAAATTCACAGGCAGGGTCTTTTGCACAGGTCAATTATTGCCCTGCTTTACGACAGACAATTCAGGCTATTGTTGAAGAAAAGAAGTCTTTTACAAGAACTTTACCCAGGTAGATGGGACTTATCCTCCACAGGTCATGTTCTCACAGGAGAGTCAACCATCTCAGCAGCACTCAGGCAAATGCATACAACTTTTAGTTTTCAGCCAAGAAAGCTGAAACTCATCACCACCCTTAAGGCTGATCTGAGTACAAATTTTGAATTTATCTCAATATTTGACGCTGGAAGAATATTATCGCCTCTGGAACTGAACACCAGGGAAGTTGAAGATATAGTTTATGTCACCAAACAGGACCTCAGGATGATGGTTCGGGAAAGCCCGGAAATTATCACTCCTGCTGTTGTGAGAATCTGGAGAAAAGATCTTCTCTTTCCAAAGTTGGTATGAAAATCTCACCTAACTCCCGACTTAACAATACTTCAATTGGATTCAGGGAAAAGCCCGCATTAGTAATTTACTCCTGAAACCCTGTCATAAAAAACAAGAAATTGTTATCAGTTAATAGTTAATTGTTGAAGAACAAAAGCCTGAATTCACTGCCTTACCCTGATAACAATTAACAGATAACAAACAACAGATAACTGGGTTGCGGGTAAAGCCCGCATTAGTTTATATAAACGTGTCTGTATTTCCTGGCATCGCTAAGAGTCAAACCAGCACCACGGACCACTGTGGTCAGAGGATCAGGGTCAATGTGCACTGCCACCTGGGTCTCAGTGGTAATAAGTTTGTCCAAACCTTTTAGTAACGCCCCTCCCCCGGCTAGCAGCAGACCGTTGTCAGCTATGTCGGATACAAGCTCCGGGGGTGTTTTTTCTAATGCTCTTCTCACAGCCTGGACTATGGCGTTAACCGGCTCCTGGATGCATTCCCTGATCTCACCGTCACTGACTGTAATGGTTTTGGGATTACCATTAACCATATTTTTCCCCATTACATTAAAAGTCAGGGTCTCTTCCATGGGGCTGGCCGTACCAATGGCTATCTTAACTTTTTCAGACATGTTTTCACCAATAAGCAATTTGTACTGATCCTGAATATAGCGCTGAATTGCTTCATTCATTTCATCTCCGGCAATACGCACAGACTCTGAATATCCGACAGCAGACAATAAAATGACAGCTACCTCTGTGGTACCCCCGCCAATATCCACTACAAGGTTTCCAAGAGGTTCTTCAATGGGCAGACCAGCACCAATAGCCGCACTCATAGGTTCTTCAACCAGACTGACTTCTCTTGCTCCGGACTGCATACCGGATTCTATAACCGCCCGCTTCTCAACCTGAGTGATGCCTGTGGGCACACAGATTACAATCCGAGGTTTGATTAGATTCATTCCTTTGATTACTTTCTTGATAAAAAAAGTAATCATAGCATTGGTAACCTCAAAATCAGCAATAACTCCGTCTTTCATGGGGCGGATAGCTACAATCTTCTGAGGAGTTCTGCCCAGAAACTCCTTGGCTTCACGGCCAACAGCCAGTACCCTTCCATCCCTTGAGTCAAGAGCCACAACCGAGGGCTCGTCAAGGACAATTCCATTTTTTGGAGTATACAACAAGGTATTGGCAGTACCAAGATCCATGGCCAGACTTTTACCCATAAGTCCAAACAATTTCTTAAAAAACATTTAACAGCCCCAGGTTAAAAAAATTAATAGTCGCCTCATAGTATCATTTTATGCGGCTTTTGAGGTACAGATTTTCCAGAAAAAGGGCCAGATAATCACCAACCATCTGGACAAACACGCGGGTCTCGTCATTGATATAAATTGAATCAGGATCTGAAAGCACCAGCACGCCCCTGGTCTTGCGATGAACAACAAGAGGCAGACAGATCACAGACTTAAAGTTCATCTGAGTAAATTCTTTACCAAAAAGATGCAAACCGGCAGGTCCATCCTGTTCCCCGGAAAAAACAGGTGTGCCATATTTGAACACCCAGCCTACCAACCCGGCATCAATATTAAACTTATGTACAGAAAAGTCCACTTGCGGCAAAAAATCTCCACCTGTTCCTTCAACAAAATAACCATGTCCCAGCTCATCTCGAGCGGCCATAAAACAATGCCTGAAGCCGGTGGCCTGAACCAGAACATCAAGCAGTTTTTCCAGAAAAACACGCCACCGTGGAAATTTGACCCTGAGATTAAGCACAAGGCTGAGATATCTGTAATAGTCAATGCTTTGTACGCTATGATCAGCACGACCGATGCCGGTCCTGACATCCTCAATGAGTTGCGCGAACTGGTGCAGAATTTTCTGATCCTTGTCACTGAAGGAATAGGTCTTTTTACTGTCTATGCAAAGCACCCCTGAAGCCCCGGGAAGCGATACCCCCATAAAAGCCTTAATCTTGGATTCACCTTCTGAAGGATAATACCCCAGACAGCCCACATTGCGGTCAAACTTGTTAATGAGTAAAGGCTTCTGGTTTCTGATGATCCAGCCTACAAGACCGGCCCCTGGCTTTATGGTTGTACCAGGGTTGATGCTGTCTCCCAGACTAAAGCTGGAGGCAAGTACATAATCATCCCTTTTGTCCTTCAAAAAAAGGACTGCCGAATAACCATCAAAAACGCTGCAGACCAGCCCTAAAATTCTGTCCAACCAGTTAGATCCATACATTTGTAAGCACTTTGGGTAATAGTTTAGCCATTTTAAGGTAAGCAGGAACCAGGCACTACCGGACCCGCTATAACAATAACCGATGTTTTGAACGGGGAGCATTACACGTTTCTGTAAAGTCAATTGGGGACAATCCCGAAGCCAGGGACAGTCCCCGAGTCAAGCTGTCACAATCGGGTTTTAACCCCAAAACAGCTATGACATACAACTTAGATTTAAAGTTTTCAGAAACGCGTAATGCTGCCTTTGAACGTGTCATTCATGAGGCAATGGGTCCCTGAAGAACCAGTCTCCGTGCCACATCCGAAAGTCTAAACTATTACCACTTTGGTAAAAAAGTATCATTTCAGCCCTGCTGCAGGGCAGATCCCGGACAAGCTTCATAAGCCTGATGTTTGCAGAAACATTTGCTTGCTCGCCTTGACAGGGTGTGACCGGCAGGTCACTGAAATCTTGATCAATAATACGCGCCTGCAGGTTATTATGCATTCTTGGTTCTTCTTTGACAATAGAATTCTATAGATCGATTATAAGTTCTTTCTTCTTCAGGAGTGAAATAGCAGGCAGGTATCTCGGAACGTTGACGATGGTAATGAAGGCACTCACAACACAACCCATGTCTCGGACATGAGGCATAAGTGCATGAACAGTGTGTAATGTTTACATCCGACTTTGGACACTTATCAATCTTCTGCATAATTTCATTCCTTTATGACAGTGTTACTTTTTAATTGATATTGTAAGAAAAAAAGGTTATATTTGAATGTTAGAAAATAAGTAACAAATTCACTCTTTGAATTTGGAGCAAGACCTGATTCTTTATAAGCTCCTCACCCTGGCGGCCCGGACCGAACATGCGAGTAACTGTCTTTAAAGTGGAGCCTGCATCCTGCAGGCTATTTATTTCCAGGCGGCTGGAAGCCGCCTTCACCGTGAAGAACAGTCCCATAATTGAAAATTGGGACAGTCCCCCGCGAGGTGCTATAAAAAAGATTGATACTGCATTGGTTCCTGGAAGAAATTTGCCTTAATGAAAAAATTTACACAGCGAGGGACATTCCCCCTCCGGGCTGTAAGCCTCCGGGCAGGAAGCTGTGCCAGACGCAAAGTTTCCATCTTATTACCAACACGATTCCAGTTACTTGTAAGTTACAGTCTTTAATAGACGGCTGATTATCTCCTTGATGACGGCAAAGACTGTGTAAACATAGGAAAATACATGAAAAAATGGTACGATTATTTTACTGAGTCACAGTCTTACGACTGGTCTGACAAAATGTTACCTGTTCCAAGGTTCAAAATCAATAATATATTCGGGCTTAAAAAGTACTTGGATCTAATTCATATTAAAATGTGTTTAATCAAGCCTTTTCTTGAAACAAAAAAATATCCCCTTGTAGAGGCTAGAGAGCTGTTGCCCTCATTTGAGTCTGACCTCTTTGAGTATGAAGATCTTCCTGGCTTCAGCCTTGTGGCCTTTGCCAGACCCATTGAATATTTTAATGAAATTTTTCAATTCGATATTATTCATAACTGTTGGGAAAACATTGATGGTTCAGAAGGAGATTCCTGTCCTTTGTTCAACCCTACTCACTTGAGTAACAAGGCTGTCTTCCAGAGCAGGCTGCCTAAAAACCTTCAAGAATCATTCAGGGAGTGCTTCAGTAAAAGAGATGTTTCAGAATTGACCAACTACCCCTGTACCCTCGAGTACATTCTTGAAATGGATCGTGGCCATGTTATGGGCATGAATGCCAGAAATGATTTCTACCTGGCCGGAATTTATGCCTCCTTTCCCTCAGAGCTGGACCCGGAGCTCAAAAGATTCGGGCTGAAAATTAAAAAATTCAAACCCAATGACAATCTGGGCTATGAACTTAACCGTACCTTTGTGTATCAATTCCTTATGGAACTTTATGGTTATCCTGTTGTATCTGAACGAAGGACGTCAGCTGCCCTTTTTGCAAGAAGACTTTTTAAGACAGGCGAGCATTTTCTCATCCGCGCTCTTGGACAAACCGACCGAACTATTACAACACTTTATTCCACAGGCGACCAAAAATTCTATCCATCCCTGGAAAAACTGGCACTGGTGCGAGTTGAAACCAAAAAGAAAGATACAATTAAATTTTTAAAGGATAATAAATATTTCATCGATGAACGAAAAAAAGCAGTTATACTAAGGGTAAAATACAAACAACACAAATATGACCCTAACAATGTACGGGAAGAAAGGGCCCTGTCCATTGAAAGACAGGACGTGATTCACCCCATGACCGGTGAGGCCTGCTCCACCCTGAATATAGTCAATGATACCTCTTATATGACCCTGAAGCTCAACGATATTGTCAAGGGTGAATTTAGCGGACGAATAAAATATAAAAGGGAAATCATCGAGAATACAGACACCCATGAAAAGAGGCTCAAATTTCTTTTTGCCTGGTTGAGCAAGCACCAGCGAAGAATTATTGGGTATTCAGATGAATTTTACGCTGATGTTAACAAAGTTATGGAAAATTACCTGCTGGACGCCAAACATTATGATACTTTTAACGATCTTTACAGATTATATCAGGAAGTATGGAATAAATACAGCTACATCAAGCAGGCCCGAAAAATCAGGATCTTGCAGGAACTTCTTCAGAAGCAGTACTCGGGCCGAAAAATCAACTATCTCGAGATGCTTGATCATACCAACAAGCTTCTCAACGAATTAAAGTTTGAACTGGTCAACTATTTTGATGACATTGTTGCCAGAACCATAAATATTGTTGAAAAGATTTCCAACGACTACTACCTTATCCATAATTACATCCAGTATAAGGAAGAAAAAGATCTCACCGAGTATGGCCGTGATGTCCGTAAAAGCTATGGCCGCATGGTTTCACTTCTTGATGAGCTAAAGTCCATAAGAAAGATTAAAATGGACAAAAATTTTACTAATTGATTTATAAGCAAATAACGTTGACACCTTTGCAGATGCCTTAAGGAAAAATTATGACCACTATAAAAAGCCCGCTTGACCATGAACATAATCAGGCAGGAGCCAGAATGACCCTGTTTGCCGGATGGATGATGCCCATTCAATACAGCGGCATTCTTGATGAACATAAACATACCAGAAACGCCGCTTCAGTGTTTGATATAAGCCACATGGGCGAACTTCTCATCACCGGCAAGGGTTGCAAAGACGAATTGAGCAAGCTTCTCACTCATGACTTTTCTGCCTCGACACCAGGCCGTTGCTCTTACGGATTCATCCTTTCTCCCACAGGAACCATCATGGATGATCTAATTGTCTATCCCCTTGAAGATGACAAATTCATTCTGGTAGTCAATGCTTCTCAAAAAAAGGAAGATCTTGTTCATCTGCAGAAAAATCTCTCCTCAAAGGTCAAAGTCACGGATATGACCATGGAAATGGCCAAACTGGACCTGCAGGGACCGGAATCAATCCATGTTCTTGAAAGCATAAGCAACCAGAACTGGAGAGATCTGTCATATTTTCACTTTAGACATGCCAGTTTCTGTGGTCAAAAAATACTGGTCAGCAGAACCGGATATACAGGTGAACTGGGATATGAACTATATATTCCGGTCAAAGGAGTAGAAAAGGTCTGGCAAGAACTGCTACGGGATAAACGGGTAAAGCCTGCAGGGCTTGGAGCCAGAGA is drawn from Desulfonatronovibrio magnus and contains these coding sequences:
- a CDS encoding rod shape-determining protein, which codes for MFFKKLFGLMGKSLAMDLGTANTLLYTPKNGIVLDEPSVVALDSRDGRVLAVGREAKEFLGRTPQKIVAIRPMKDGVIADFEVTNAMITFFIKKVIKGMNLIKPRIVICVPTGITQVEKRAVIESGMQSGAREVSLVEEPMSAAIGAGLPIEEPLGNLVVDIGGGTTEVAVILLSAVGYSESVRIAGDEMNEAIQRYIQDQYKLLIGENMSEKVKIAIGTASPMEETLTFNVMGKNMVNGNPKTITVSDGEIRECIQEPVNAIVQAVRRALEKTPPELVSDIADNGLLLAGGGALLKGLDKLITTETQVAVHIDPDPLTTVVRGAGLTLSDARKYRHVYIN
- a CDS encoding CBS domain-containing protein; amino-acid sequence: MFVGLKMSTDFPTITSKTLMMEADRIMKDHNLWMLMVVDDGMFKGAVKKEDLQATLPSPATTLSRHELNYVLNKMTVEKIIKKDVPSVLPEAEIEVAAKVMFDLNLAGLPVLNYKDRLVGYINRDIMLDVLVEEMGLAQGGARIVFEIEDRKGVIAEVSGLIFNMGISIISTATFFHKSSRMVVFRVQTEDQGPIVKELVKLGYKVVGPEDFRSEWS
- a CDS encoding DUF6485 family protein, whose amino-acid sequence is MQKIDKCPKSDVNITHCSCTYASCPRHGLCCECLHYHRQRSEIPACYFTPEEERTYNRSIEFYCQRRTKNA
- a CDS encoding GAF domain-containing protein produces the protein MYGSNWLDRILGLVCSVFDGYSAVLFLKDKRDDYVLASSFSLGDSINPGTTIKPGAGLVGWIIRNQKPLLINKFDRNVGCLGYYPSEGESKIKAFMGVSLPGASGVLCIDSKKTYSFSDKDQKILHQFAQLIEDVRTGIGRADHSVQSIDYYRYLSLVLNLRVKFPRWRVFLEKLLDVLVQATGFRHCFMAARDELGHGYFVEGTGGDFLPQVDFSVHKFNIDAGLVGWVFKYGTPVFSGEQDGPAGLHLFGKEFTQMNFKSVICLPLVVHRKTRGVLVLSDPDSIYINDETRVFVQMVGDYLALFLENLYLKSRIK
- a CDS encoding ABC transporter ATP-binding protein produces the protein MALLQVNDITLTFKGIAALMDVGFTVEEGQIVSLIGPNGAGKTSMLNCISGRYHPDSGSIVLDGMDLLALPAHSRVKTGMSRTFQNIALFKGMSVLDNLMVGRHGKIKYGILSSLLYFGRARNEEDQHRRRIEEVIDFLGLSSYRHKTAGSLPYGVQKRVELGRALAADPRLILLDEPMAGMNLEETEEMARYILDINEEWKITVLLVEHDMGVVMDISSKVVVLDFGQVLAEGTPEEVQSDPDVIAAYLGGENAAYLGR
- the gcvT gene encoding glycine cleavage system aminomethyltransferase GcvT, giving the protein MTTIKSPLDHEHNQAGARMTLFAGWMMPIQYSGILDEHKHTRNAASVFDISHMGELLITGKGCKDELSKLLTHDFSASTPGRCSYGFILSPTGTIMDDLIVYPLEDDKFILVVNASQKKEDLVHLQKNLSSKVKVTDMTMEMAKLDLQGPESIHVLESISNQNWRDLSYFHFRHASFCGQKILVSRTGYTGELGYELYIPVKGVEKVWQELLRDKRVKPAGLGARDTLRLEAGLPLYGQDLDLNHTPAEAGYEFVLKSASRYQGKGHALKISERLTGLTIKGRRTPRHSDRVFVHDKEAGIVTSGSFAPSLGHCIALAYIRREFESEENFTIRKGNVSLEAHKTELPFYKGTARIKL
- a CDS encoding NUDIX domain-containing protein, whose amino-acid sequence is MNQKVKSHSDTLKENYLEVMDSADRPLAVLPETEIHRQGLLHRSIIALLYDRQFRLLLKKRSLLQELYPGRWDLSSTGHVLTGESTISAALRQMHTTFSFQPRKLKLITTLKADLSTNFEFISIFDAGRILSPLELNTREVEDIVYVTKQDLRMMVRESPEIITPAVVRIWRKDLLFPKLV
- the rimI gene encoding ribosomal protein S18-alanine N-acetyltransferase; this encodes MKNSIYTIRPVDDVHLIDIVHIEQSCFKQPWTLDQYKALLQKSNFFILMVLRSDAVKGYISFFHLHEEAEIINIAVMPEERGAGLGMMLVQETLNICRQRKARKIFLEVRPSNEPALKIYRQLGFEEKARRKNYYPDNHEDALVMSLVLN